The Microbacterium esteraromaticum genome contains the following window.
CGAGCAGGGGCCGACGACCACCAGCATCCGATCATCGCGACCGTCCATGATCGCGCGCACCTCGTCGCGGGTGCGCGCGACGAGGGCGCCGCGTTCCGCGCCGAGCGGCAACGTCGCGGCGACGGACTCCGGTGAGGGAAGTGCGGTGAAGCCGGTGACGTGCAGATCTGCGGTCTGGTCGGGGGCGGTGCGGATGCTGTGCATGGGTCCTGTCCTGTTCGTGATGGTTCACGACGGACCCGCGCAGAGCCCGCCGAAACGGCGAAAGCCAGAGCAAAATGCTCTGGCTTGTCGGCTCTGAAGGTTGTCGGTGCGCGCTACTTCGGCGCCGGCCCCTCCAGAGCCGACTCAAAATACGCATACCAACGGTTGGTCATGCAGATACCGTAGCGCATTCCTGCGTCGCCGCGTGCACGTGCGTCGTCGAAACGGTGTAGCTGGTCAGTGCGACTCCCGCCACCGCGGCGGGCACGCGGTCGTGTCGGCGGTCTTGTGCGGATCGCGACTGCCGAACGATGACCGGCCGGGAAAGGATGGAAGGGGCGGCGCATGGCCGCCCGGATGGAGGAGAAGTCATGCCACGCACCTACGTCGTCACCGGGTCCGCCTCGGGCATCGGGGCCACGACCACGAGAATCCTGCGAGAGCGCGGCGAGCGCGTGATCGGGATCGACCTGCGCGACGCCGAGGTCGAAGCCGATCTGTCGGGCGCCACAGGGCGGGTGGAAGCGGCCGCGAAAGCCCTCGAGCTGGCGGGCGGCACGATCGATGCCGTCATCGCGTGCGCGGGGATCTCGGCGCCGATCCCGGCCACGATCTCGATCAACTACTTCGGCGTGACCGAGTTGCTCGAGCACCTGCGACCGGGCTTGGTCGCTTCGGATGCCCCGCGCGTCGCCGTGGTGTCGTCGATGGCCTCGCTGCAGCCCAACTCGCGCGAGATGGTCGAGGCTGCACTGGCCGGTGACGAGGCGAAGGCGATGCAGATCGCAGCAGACCTGGCCGCGCAAGGGCCCGAGGTCGGGTACCTCGTGTACCCGTCGTCCAAGCGCGCCCTCGCTCGCTGGGTGCGCCGCAGCTCGATCACACCCGAGTGGGCAGGCCACGGCATCCCGGTCAACGGTGTCGCCCCCGGCACCGTGCTGACCCCGATGACCGAGAAGCTGCTGTCGACGCCCGAGGGGCGGGCGATGGTCGACGCCGCCGTGCCGATGCCGCTGAACCACCACCAGCCGCCCGAGTCGATCGCGCACCTGCTCATCTGGCTGACCAGCGTCGAGAACTCCCACATGGCGGGGCAGATCATCTACGACGATGGCGGAGCCGATGCCTCGCTGCGCGGCGATGACATCTGGTCGTGGAACGACCCGGCCTGATCCCGGTTCTCACACGAAGGCGGTCCCGATGACGGGGCCGCCTTCGTGCGTTCTGACGCAACCTCGCAGTGCCGTGCCGTATCTGACATGTGCTATGTTACAGACGGGCCGAAGGGCTCATGCCCGTCGATGCCGCGGGCGCCACCCGATTCAAGGATTCAAGGACGATCTATGACTCGTAAGAAGACCCTGCTGACGCCTCTGCTCATGGCTTCGGCGGCCGCGCTCGTTCTCAGCGGATGCTCCGCCGCAGACGGCTCGCCGTCAACCGGC
Protein-coding sequences here:
- a CDS encoding SDR family oxidoreductase yields the protein MPRTYVVTGSASGIGATTTRILRERGERVIGIDLRDAEVEADLSGATGRVEAAAKALELAGGTIDAVIACAGISAPIPATISINYFGVTELLEHLRPGLVASDAPRVAVVSSMASLQPNSREMVEAALAGDEAKAMQIAADLAAQGPEVGYLVYPSSKRALARWVRRSSITPEWAGHGIPVNGVAPGTVLTPMTEKLLSTPEGRAMVDAAVPMPLNHHQPPESIAHLLIWLTSVENSHMAGQIIYDDGGADASLRGDDIWSWNDPA